The Streptomyces sp. NBC_00576 genome contains the following window.
TCCTTCAACTGGGCCCGGGTGGCGAAGCCGTTCTTCTCGTCGAAGCCGTATGACGTCGTGGACAGCACCAGGTCCGGGCGCAGCCCGATCATCGCCTCGCGCGGGATGTCGTAGGCGTCGTTGAGTTTGACCTCACCGGTGGGCAGCGCCTTGATCGCCGCGGCCCGGCCCTCGACCTCGGACATGCCGTAGGTCTGCTGGTTGGCGACGATCCTGTCCTGGAGGCCCAGGGCGAGCAGCGTGGAGACCTCGGCGACCGAGGCGCCGTTCATGACGACGACCCGGCCGGGCTCCTTGGTGAACTTCTCGGACACCCCACAGTTGTCGAGGGTCACCGGGTAACCGGACGTCGCGGCGGCCGCCTTGTCGCCTGCGGGGGCCTGCGCGTCGGTCGAGCTGTCGGCGCATGCCGTGGTGACCAGACAGAGGGCACCGGCCAGGGCCACGGCGACCGGCCGTTTCTTCGACATGCGGCTCCTTGTTGCGGGGTGCTCGTGACTCGACGGGTTCTGTTCCAGTAGTCGGGAGGCGAGCGCGGTGAGTTCCCGGAGGGCCCCAACTACTTTGCGGGAGTGGCGAGATGGCCGTCCTTCCCGGCCGGCGCGGGCAGCGCTCCGGTGGTGACGCAGTGGTCGAGGTAGCGGAAGACGAGGTCCCGGTCGACGGTCGGGGCGGTGATGCCACTGCCACGCAGTCCGGTCACGACGTTGTCGGTACGGACGCGCCCCAGACGTAGATCGACTCCGGTCGTGTCGTCGGCCTCCGCGTCCCAGGAGTCGAAGAAGGCGAGCGTGGTCGCCGCGACGCCCGATGAACCCGCCAGCTGCGCACGCCACTGGCTCAGCGGCAGCCGGCGCAGCGGATAGCCGTACTCCCGAAGCCAGTCGTAGACGTCGCTCAGCCGTACGGGAGCGACGGCGGCGTGGTTGAACACCGTCGCGGTCCGCGGGCGTTGTCCGAGGCAGAGGTGTACGAGGGTCCGGGCCACGTGGTCGACCGGCGTCCAGGTCTCCTCCTCGAACAGGTCGGGGACGATGCCCGCGGGCACCCCCGCGCGCAGCACGCTCCACAGGAAGTCCCGCTCGTTCACATAGCCCGTGGCGCGCGGGCCGACGACACGGCCGAGCCGGTGCACGGTGACCGGCAGTCCCCGCTCGGCCGCCTGTTCCAGCAGGCGTTCGGCCGCCCACTTCGACTGCTGGTAGCCGTATCGCAGCCCGGGGTGGGGCGGGAGGAACGCCTCGGGCACCTCGGGGCTGAGGCCGAGCGGCGGGGCGACGGAGAGGGTGGAGACGAAGTGCAGGGGGATCGAGCGTGCGGCCGCCAGGCGCAGCAGCTCCCTGGTCGACTCGGTGTTGGCGGCGCGGAGGGTGGCGTAGTCACGCATGATGCTGACCGTCGCCGCGTTGTGGAGGATCGCGCCGCAGGTACGGGCGAGTTCGGCGAAGAGCTTCTCGTCCAGGCCGAGGCGGGGACGGGCGAGGTCTGCGGGAACCGCCGTGATGCGTTTCAGCGCCGCATCCGGAAGGTCGAACCGGTGTATTTCCAGGGCCTGTTGGATGCGGGCGGCGGCCTTGGCCGGGCTCGTGGCGCGGACGGGGCAGACGATCTCCGCGCCGGTGCTCGTGAGGAGTTCGGCCAGCAGGTGTACGCCGACGAAGCCGGTGGCTCCCGTGAGCAGGACGCGGTCCGGTGGGCCGGACGCCCGGATTGCGCCGCCGGGGCGGATGTCCGCAGCGAGGACGGCGTCGGCCGGCAGGGTCGCCGGAAGCCCGGAGGGGGCCGGAACAACGGCAGCTGTCGGCCGCTCCCGCTGCTCCAGGAACCCCGCCAGCTCGGCCGGGGTCGGGTGCTGGAAGAGCCACGCGACCTTCACGTCGCGGCCCAGGTCGACGCCGAGGCGGTTGGCGACCTGGATGGCCTGGAGCGACTGGGCGCCCAGGTCGAACACGTCGTCGCGGGCGGAGAGCGCGGACACGCCGAGTACCCGTTTCCAGGCGGCGGTGACGGTGTGCTCCAGAGGACTGTCGGACACGGCAACGGCCGTACCAGAAGCCGGAGTTGCCGTCGTGAGCGCGTTCCTGTCGGTCTTCCCCGAGCTCGTCCGGGGCAGCCGGTCCAGGAACTCGACGGCCGAGGGGACCATCGCGGCGGGCAGCATCCCCCGCAGATGCCCCCTGATCAGGGACGCGTCCGGGGCGGGCCCGTCCGGGACGACGTAGGCGACCAGGCGTCGCGTCCCGTCCCCCAGCACCTGTCCCACGACAGCTGCGTCACGGACGCCCGAGTGGGCCAGCAGGGCGCTCTCGATCTCGGCGGGGTGCACCCGGTGTCCGCTGATCTTGAACTCGGTGTCGGCCCGGCCCAGGTGGCGCAGTTGTCCGTCCTCGCCTATCCGCGCCAGGTCGCCGGTGCGGTAGGCGCGGGGCGCTCCGGGCAGTCGGTCGAGCGGGGCGAAACGGGAGGCGCCCGGCGGCCGGTCTCCTCGGTAGCCGAGGGCCAGGTTGTCGCCGAGGAGGTGGAGTTCGCCGTCGACGACCGCCGCGCGGGTGCCGGGGAGCGGCAGCCCGATGGGTACGTCGCCCGGTGCGAGGGCGGGGTCGTGGAGGTCGGCGACGGTGGCGACCACCGTGGCCTCGGTGGGGCCGTAGGTGTTCAGTAGCCGGACCGACGTGCCGACGGCCTTGCGCCAGCGGTCGACCCGTTCGGGAAGGGCCGCCTCGCCGCCGATGACGACGGTGCGTACCTCGGCGGGCAGGGCGGCGGCGCCGGTCGAGACGGCGTACGCCAGTTCGTGCCAGTAGGCCGTGGGCAGGTCGAGGAAGCTGATCCGCAGCCCTGCGCACGCTCGCAGGAACCCGGGGACCGACTCGGTCATGTCGTCGCCGCGGACGACGAGGGTGGCGCCCGCGCACAGGGTGAGGAAGATTTCCTCGACGCTGGTGTCGAAGTGCAGGGGCGCGAACTGCAGGACGCGGTCCGTGCGTCGGAGGCCGTAGCGATGGGTGGCGCCGGCGACGAATTGGGCGAGGGCGCGGTGGCCGATCTCGACGCCCTTGGGGCGGCCGGTGGAGCCGGAGGTGTGCAGGACGTAGGCGAGGTCCTCCGGCGTCGGTGCGGTGGGCTGAGCTGTGCGGCGTTCTGGTCGGTCGACCAGGAGTACGGCGTGGTCCGCGAAGTCGGTGGTGTGGGCGACGGTGGTGACGACGAGGGCGGGCCGGATGTCGTCCAGCAGCTCCGCCCTGCGAGCCGGGGGCGCCGTCGGGTCGAGCGGGCTGTAGGCGGCGCCGGAGAACAGGACGCCCAGGATGGCGGTGACGGCATCGATGCCCCGGGGCAGGGCGACGGTCACCAGGTCGCCGCGGCCGATCCGGCGGGCGGCCAGTCGGCGGGCGAGGTCACGTGCCGAGCCGAAGAGTTCCGCGTACGTGATGCCGCGCCCGTCGTGCTCGACGGCGACCGATCCGCCGCGCCGGGCGGCGTGCTCGGCGATCAGGCCGAGCACCGGGCGCACCGGGCCGGGCAGCGGCCCGCCGTCCAGGACGGGGACGGCCGCATGCGCGCGCAGCTCGCCGAGTGGCCGGTCGGGGGCCTCGACCGCTTCCCTCAACAGGCGGAGCAACTCCCCCTGGAGCGCTGCGACGTCCACCTCGTCGTAGAGCTCGGGATTGGCGTCCACCGCGATGCGCAGGCCCGCGCCCTCCGAGCGGTCGTAGACGTTGACCGACAGGTCGTCCACGGGGCCCGCGGAGACGTTGTGGACCGTGCTGCGGTGGCCTGCGAACCGCAGGTCGTACTCGAAGGGCATGATGTTGACGCCCGGCCCGGACAACCGGCGCTGTCCGCCGACGAGTCCGAGGTCGCGCCGCAGTTGTTCGTAGCGGTAGCGCTGGTGCGGAAGTCCGGCGCGCAGTTCGCGGGAGACGCGGGCCGCGAGGTCGCGCAGACTGTCCGACCCGGTGACGGGGACGCGCAGGGGCAGGATGTTGCGGACCATGCAGGGGACGCGCAGCGACACGGAGCCCAGACGTCCCATCGCCGGGAGGCTGAGGACGATCTCCGGGGCGCCGGTCGCGTGGTGCAGGTGGGCTGCGGTGACCGCGAGCAGGACCTCGGACCAGGTGACCTTGAGGTCGCGGGCCACGGTGCGCAGGGTTTCCGTCTGTGCGGCGTCCAGGTCGGTGACCTGGCGGTGGAAGGTGTGTGTGGGCAGGGCCGTACGGCCGGCGGGTGTGGGTACGGGCGGCCGGTCCGCGTACCGGTCCGTCCAGTGGGCGCGGTCCTTGGCGAAGCGGGGCGACTCCCGGTAGGCGCGTTCCTCGTCCCGCACCGAGGCCAGGGTGCCGAACCCGCCCGCCTCCGGCGGATCACCCGCCGTCAGGGCCGTGTAGACCTCGGCGACCCGACGCGCGACCAGCGACAGGCCGAAGCCGTCGAGGGCGATGTGGTGGACGCGGTGGTACCAGAGGTACTCCTCGGGCGCGATCCGCAGCAGGGCGTGGCCGAAGACGGGACCGCGCGCGAGGTCGACGGGGCGGGCCATGTCCTCGTCCATCCAGGCCAGCGCCGCCGCGTGCGGTTCCCGCTCGGCGGTGAGGTCGGCCGTGTGCAGGCGCCAGCCGTCGGCCGGGGCGGCTGTCTCCCCGGGCCGCCCCCGGTCGTCGACGACGTAAGCGACGTTCAGCGCCTCCGTCTCCGCGACCACATGGTGCAGGGCGGCGTCGAAGGCCGCCCCGTCCACGGGCCCGTGGATGTGCACGTACTCGGCGGTGTTGTACGCCGGGCTGTCCGGGTCGAGCTGCTGGCCGGTCCAGATGCCCTCCTGGGCGGCCAGCAGCGGATGGATCGACCCCGTCATGCGCTTCCCCCCTGACGGGCGGCGAGCAGCTGCCACCACTGGGCGAACGAGGTGCGTTCGGCGAGTTCGACGAAGGTCACGTCGACGCCGGTCCCCCGCCACCGTTCGATGAGGGTGACGATGCGCAGGGAGTCCATTCCCGCGTAGAGAGGGTTCTCGTCGAGGTCGACCTCGTCGGGCTGCTGGTACAGGTACTCCGCCAGGTCCGCGCGGAAGCCCTCCAGCGTGAGGGGAGCGGGCATGTCGTCATCTCTCCAGTAGGGCCGGATCTCTCCGGTAGGGCCGGTCAGTTGACCTTGCGCGCGGAGTCGCCCCAGAAGCGGTCGCGCAGTTCGCGGCGCAGGACCTTGCCGCTGGGGTTGCGCGGGACGCTGTCGATGAACTCGTAGCGGGCGGGCAGCTTGAAGCTCGCCAGCTGCGGTACGAGGAAGGTGTGCAGGTCCCTGGGGGTGGGCTGCTCCCCGGGGGCCGGGACGACGAAGGCGTGCACGTACTCGCCCCAGCGTTCGTCGGGAGCCCCGACGACGACGGCTTCGGCCACGCCGGGGTGGCCTTCCAGCACGTTCTCGATCTCGGCCGGGTAGACGTTCTCCCCGGCGACGAGGACGGCGTCCTTGATGCGGTCGCGGATGAAGATGTAGCCGTCCTCGTCGAGGTAGCCGGCGTCCCCGGTGTGGATCCAGCCGTCGACGAGGGTCTCGGCGGTCTTCTCGGGCAGCCCCCAGTACTCGACCATGTGCGCGGGAGTGGCCAGACAGACCTCCCCGACCGCGCCCGGCGGCAGTTCGCGCCCTTCACCGTCGATGACCTTGCTGCGCACGCCCGGATACGGTCGTCCCGCGGCCTGCATGAGCGAGCCGCCGGGGATGTGGGCCGCCGGTGGCAGGCAGACGGCGGTGTTGCCGGTCTCGGTGAGGCCGTAGATCTGGGCGAACTCACAGTCGAGGACGGCGAGACTCTCCTCCAGCAAGGTCTCGGAGATCGGGGAGCCGCCGTAGACCGTCTTGCGCAGGGTGGTGAAGTCCGTTGCGCCGACGCCCGGTTCGGTCAGCATCATGCGGAGCATGGCGGGGACGACACAGGCGGTGGTGATGCCGAGGTCACGGATCAGGTCGACGGCCTGGCGGGCGGCGAAGGCACGCATCGCGACCACGGTCGTACCCGCGTTGAAGTTCTGCGTCGCCCACCACAGGCCGCCGATGTGGAAACCGGGGATGCCGATCAGCGCGATGTCACCGGCGCGCCAGTCGATCCAGTCCAGGCCCTCGCTCGCGAGGGCGTCGCGGATCGCGAAGAAGCTGCGGTGGGCGAGCACGACGCCCTTGGGCAGTCCGGTGGTGCCGCTGGTGTAGAGCTGGGCGACGGGGGTGTCGGGGGTGGCGCTCTGCGGCAGGTCCGTGTCCTGGTGGGATGCCTTCCAGGCGACGAAGCGCGCGCCGAGCGCGACGACCGTCTCCGGGGGCGCGGTCGGCATCTTCTCGACGATCGGCGCGAACTCGTCCTCCAGGAACAGCAGTCGGGTGCCGGAGTCCTGGAGGATGTGGCTGACCTCGGGTGCCGCGAGCCGCCAGTTGACGGGGACGAGGACGGTGCCGCTCTTGGCGCAGCCGAAGAGGATCTCGTAGTAGTGCTCGGACTCCTTGCCGAGGTACGCGACCCGGTCGCCCGGCACGAGTCCGGCGGCCTTGAGGGCGTGAGCGACGCGGTTGCTCTCGCGGTGCAGTTGCTCGTACGTCAGGGTGCGGCCCTCGCAGCGGACCGCGGGGGTGGCGGGCTGGTGCCGGGCGTGGAAGCTCGTGGTCTGGACGAGCGTCCGGAGTTGCGGGTGGTGGAGCCTGTTCGTGGGCATGGGCCTCTCGCCTCGCTGTCAGGGGACGTTGACGAACGCCAGGGTCGCCTCGCCGTCGCAGCGGCCCGATTCGGCGTCCCGGTAGCGGAAGGCGGTCTCGGCGTGCAGGAACGGGCGGGCGCCGGCCGGGGCGCGCCGGGTGACGGACCGGAATTCCATCTCCCCCGAGAACGCACGGGGGTTGACCGGCCGTCGGAAATTCGAGGAGAAGCGGGCGATGAGAATGTCCGGGAGCTGATGCTTCCAGAAGTCGTCCAGCGTCCAGGAAGCGAACCCCGTCTGCAGTCCTTCCTTCACGGACTTGGCAACGAGGTAATACATCATCTGGTTGTAGCAGATGTTCACCTCGACGGAATTCAGATGGCCGGTGTCGTCGATGTAGCACGACTCGGGAATCACGAACTCGCAGCGGGCGGCGGCCTGTCCGGCGTCGTTCACGGTCACCACGCCCGAGCGCAGGTACTTGCAGTGCTCCTTGTAGGGCTCCAACACCCGGTCGAGCAGCGCCTCGTCGGTCATGCCGCCCTGATCCCGTCGTGCAGCCTGCGCTCGTCGTGCACGGTCACGCGGTACGAGACGGTCGGCTCCGGCGTGCTCGTGTGCCGGGCGCGGTGGATGAGGCTGCGGTTGTCCCAGATCAGCAGGTCGCCCCGCTCGAAGCTCTGGAGGTGGATGTTGCCGTGCTCGAAGGTCTCGTCGAGCTGGCCGGTGGCCTCGAACAACCGCTTGAGCAACTCCTCGTCGAGCGGGTTGGCGTCCTGGTCCTCGATGCCGACGGTGAAGCCCTCGCTGATGTAGAGGATCGTCTCGCCGGTCATGGGGTGGGTGAACGTGGTCGGCTGGACGACGGCAGGGGTCTTCTGCTCTACCTCGTCGATGATCTCGGAGAGGGGACGGTAGACGTCGTGCGGCCGTATTTTGAAGTATTTGCGCACAGAGTGCCGGCAGTGGGTTCCGTCTATTTCCTTCTTCAGATTCTCGGGCAGCCTTTCGTACGCCCGGCCCATGTCGATGAAGTACGTACCGCGGTTCTTCTCCGGAATGACCTGCGGGTAGATCAGGGTGATCCCAAAGGGGTCGGGCATGAACTGGTAGTCGGCGTGCCAGAATTTACCGGTTTTCGGTACGCCGATCTGCTTGCCGTTCTCCGGCACGTTGGAGGAGACGAATATCTCCGGGACCTCCGGGTGCTTGTACATCGGTTCGTAGTAGGTCTCCGGGCGGCCCAGCAGCCTGCCGAGGTCGAGGAACTCCTGCGGGGAGAGGTGCTGGCCCTTCAGTACGGCGATCTTCTTCGTGTAGACGGTGCTCTTGAGGGCGGTGATGTCGGCATCGGAGGCGGTGGTGTGGTCGAAGCCCTCGACCGTGGCACCGATCGCGTTACCGGGCTGTTCGTTGATCCGCACGGGGTGCTGCCTTTCGGTATCGCGTGGTGGGGAAGGAAGTTCAGACGGTTGTCTGTCGGGCGTCGACGAGACCGGCGATCTCGCGGAGGGTGAGATCGGGCTGGAGTTCGTGGTCGCCGACCGTGACACCGAGGTCGCGCTCGATGCGGATGCTGATCTCGACCGTCGTCAGCGAGTCGACGTCCAGTTCGCCGAGGGTCGCCTCGGGGCGGATCCGGTCGGCCGGGGAGTCGTGGAGTCTCGCGAGGATGTCGACGAGTCGCTCGTAGGTGGTGGTCATGGCGTCGTCCGTTCTTGGTGGGGAAGCGAGGGCCAGGTCAGAAGGCAGGAGCCCCAGGTGAGGCCGCCGCCGAAGGCGGTGAGCAGCAGCCGGTCGCCGGGCCGGACCGTCTGACGGGCGGCAGCGTCGGCGAGGGCCAGCGGGATGGACGCGGCACCGGTGTTGCCGACGGACTCGACGTGGGTCACACAGCGCTCCCGGGGCAGACCGAGGTCGTCGGCCACCGAGTGCAGGATCCGCAGGTTCGCCTGGTGGGGTACGAAGTGGTCGACGTCGTCGGTCTTCCAGCCGGCCCTGGAGAGGGTGGCGCGCGCCGACTCGGCCATGCGTGTCACCGCGTGGCGGTAGACCTCCTGGCCCCGCATGGCGAAGTGCCGGTCCTGGTGGCTGGGTTCGCCCGGCCGGGAGCGTTGGCGGGAGCCGCCGGCCGCGACCGTGATCAGGGCCTCGTGGGCGCCGTCGCTGCCGAGGTCGAAGTGGCCGACCGCGCCGGGCTCACCGGGGTGTCCGGCGCGCAGGACGACGGCTCCGGCGCCGTCGCCGAAGATGATCGCGTTGGCCCGGTCCAGCGGATCGACGATCGTGGAGTAGGTGTCCGCCCCGATGAGCAGGACCCGCCCGGCCACGCCGGCCGCGATCAGCCCGGCGGCCGAGGCGAGCCCGTACACGAACCCTGTGCACACGGCGCCGATGTCGAAGGCCGCCGCTCCCGCCAGACCGAGCCGTGCGGCGACCGAGGGCGCGGTGGCCGGGCAGGTGCGGTCCGGAGTGGTCGTGGCGACGACGACGGCGTCGACCCGGTCCGTCCCGTTCGCTGCGGCGGCTGCGAGAGCCCGGCGGCCCGCCTCGACAGCCAGGTCGGAGGTCGCCTGCCCGGGATCGACGACGTGCCGCTGCCTGATCC
Protein-coding sequences here:
- a CDS encoding beta-ketoacyl-ACP synthase III encodes the protein MSPTTAGPSTPPAAVLCGLAGWVPSRVVTNEHLARRLDTDDTWIRTRTGIRQRHVVDPGQATSDLAVEAGRRALAAAAANGTDRVDAVVVATTTPDRTCPATAPSVAARLGLAGAAAFDIGAVCTGFVYGLASAAGLIAAGVAGRVLLIGADTYSTIVDPLDRANAIIFGDGAGAVVLRAGHPGEPGAVGHFDLGSDGAHEALITVAAGGSRQRSRPGEPSHQDRHFAMRGQEVYRHAVTRMAESARATLSRAGWKTDDVDHFVPHQANLRILHSVADDLGLPRERCVTHVESVGNTGAASIPLALADAAARQTVRPGDRLLLTAFGGGLTWGSCLLTWPSLPHQERTTP
- a CDS encoding phosphopantetheine-binding protein, with translation MPAPLTLEGFRADLAEYLYQQPDEVDLDENPLYAGMDSLRIVTLIERWRGTGVDVTFVELAERTSFAQWWQLLAARQGGSA
- the scoE gene encoding (3R)-3-[(carboxymethyl)amino]fatty acid oxygenase/decarboxylase, which translates into the protein MRINEQPGNAIGATVEGFDHTTASDADITALKSTVYTKKIAVLKGQHLSPQEFLDLGRLLGRPETYYEPMYKHPEVPEIFVSSNVPENGKQIGVPKTGKFWHADYQFMPDPFGITLIYPQVIPEKNRGTYFIDMGRAYERLPENLKKEIDGTHCRHSVRKYFKIRPHDVYRPLSEIIDEVEQKTPAVVQPTTFTHPMTGETILYISEGFTVGIEDQDANPLDEELLKRLFEATGQLDETFEHGNIHLQSFERGDLLIWDNRSLIHRARHTSTPEPTVSYRVTVHDERRLHDGIRAA
- a CDS encoding fatty acid--CoA ligase, which translates into the protein MPTNRLHHPQLRTLVQTTSFHARHQPATPAVRCEGRTLTYEQLHRESNRVAHALKAAGLVPGDRVAYLGKESEHYYEILFGCAKSGTVLVPVNWRLAAPEVSHILQDSGTRLLFLEDEFAPIVEKMPTAPPETVVALGARFVAWKASHQDTDLPQSATPDTPVAQLYTSGTTGLPKGVVLAHRSFFAIRDALASEGLDWIDWRAGDIALIGIPGFHIGGLWWATQNFNAGTTVVAMRAFAARQAVDLIRDLGITTACVVPAMLRMMLTEPGVGATDFTTLRKTVYGGSPISETLLEESLAVLDCEFAQIYGLTETGNTAVCLPPAAHIPGGSLMQAAGRPYPGVRSKVIDGEGRELPPGAVGEVCLATPAHMVEYWGLPEKTAETLVDGWIHTGDAGYLDEDGYIFIRDRIKDAVLVAGENVYPAEIENVLEGHPGVAEAVVVGAPDERWGEYVHAFVVPAPGEQPTPRDLHTFLVPQLASFKLPARYEFIDSVPRNPSGKVLRRELRDRFWGDSARKVN
- a CDS encoding amino acid adenylation domain-containing protein is translated as MTGSIHPLLAAQEGIWTGQQLDPDSPAYNTAEYVHIHGPVDGAAFDAALHHVVAETEALNVAYVVDDRGRPGETAAPADGWRLHTADLTAEREPHAAALAWMDEDMARPVDLARGPVFGHALLRIAPEEYLWYHRVHHIALDGFGLSLVARRVAEVYTALTAGDPPEAGGFGTLASVRDEERAYRESPRFAKDRAHWTDRYADRPPVPTPAGRTALPTHTFHRQVTDLDAAQTETLRTVARDLKVTWSEVLLAVTAAHLHHATGAPEIVLSLPAMGRLGSVSLRVPCMVRNILPLRVPVTGSDSLRDLAARVSRELRAGLPHQRYRYEQLRRDLGLVGGQRRLSGPGVNIMPFEYDLRFAGHRSTVHNVSAGPVDDLSVNVYDRSEGAGLRIAVDANPELYDEVDVAALQGELLRLLREAVEAPDRPLGELRAHAAVPVLDGGPLPGPVRPVLGLIAEHAARRGGSVAVEHDGRGITYAELFGSARDLARRLAARRIGRGDLVTVALPRGIDAVTAILGVLFSGAAYSPLDPTAPPARRAELLDDIRPALVVTTVAHTTDFADHAVLLVDRPERRTAQPTAPTPEDLAYVLHTSGSTGRPKGVEIGHRALAQFVAGATHRYGLRRTDRVLQFAPLHFDTSVEEIFLTLCAGATLVVRGDDMTESVPGFLRACAGLRISFLDLPTAYWHELAYAVSTGAAALPAEVRTVVIGGEAALPERVDRWRKAVGTSVRLLNTYGPTEATVVATVADLHDPALAPGDVPIGLPLPGTRAAVVDGELHLLGDNLALGYRGDRPPGASRFAPLDRLPGAPRAYRTGDLARIGEDGQLRHLGRADTEFKISGHRVHPAEIESALLAHSGVRDAAVVGQVLGDGTRRLVAYVVPDGPAPDASLIRGHLRGMLPAAMVPSAVEFLDRLPRTSSGKTDRNALTTATPASGTAVAVSDSPLEHTVTAAWKRVLGVSALSARDDVFDLGAQSLQAIQVANRLGVDLGRDVKVAWLFQHPTPAELAGFLEQRERPTAAVVPAPSGLPATLPADAVLAADIRPGGAIRASGPPDRVLLTGATGFVGVHLLAELLTSTGAEIVCPVRATSPAKAAARIQQALEIHRFDLPDAALKRITAVPADLARPRLGLDEKLFAELARTCGAILHNAATVSIMRDYATLRAANTESTRELLRLAAARSIPLHFVSTLSVAPPLGLSPEVPEAFLPPHPGLRYGYQQSKWAAERLLEQAAERGLPVTVHRLGRVVGPRATGYVNERDFLWSVLRAGVPAGIVPDLFEEETWTPVDHVARTLVHLCLGQRPRTATVFNHAAVAPVRLSDVYDWLREYGYPLRRLPLSQWRAQLAGSSGVAATTLAFFDSWDAEADDTTGVDLRLGRVRTDNVVTGLRGSGITAPTVDRDLVFRYLDHCVTTGALPAPAGKDGHLATPAK
- the scoD gene encoding (2E)-enoyl-ACP glycyltransferase; its protein translation is MTDEALLDRVLEPYKEHCKYLRSGVVTVNDAGQAAARCEFVIPESCYIDDTGHLNSVEVNICYNQMMYYLVAKSVKEGLQTGFASWTLDDFWKHQLPDILIARFSSNFRRPVNPRAFSGEMEFRSVTRRAPAGARPFLHAETAFRYRDAESGRCDGEATLAFVNVP
- a CDS encoding acyl carrier protein is translated as MTTTYERLVDILARLHDSPADRIRPEATLGELDVDSLTTVEISIRIERDLGVTVGDHELQPDLTLREIAGLVDARQTTV